GCCAGGGCGAGCGGCCCGGCGGCGGAGCGCCCGGCGCCCACCGTCACCGGGACCCCGGTCAGCCGGGCCAGCCGCTCGGCGGCCTGCTCGGCGGCCTCGCCGGGGCTCGCCGCCCCGTCGTCGGGCAGCAGCAGCACCACGTTCTCGCCGTGCTCGGCGCTGACACCCCGGGAGCCGAACAGGTAGCGTCCGGCCGCGCCCGCCAGCCGGCCCCGGGCGGCCGGTCCGGCGGCCTCGGCGACCAGCACCAGGTGCGGGCGGCCGAGGTCCACGCCGAGCCGCCGGCCGCGGGCGACCAGGCCGACCGGGTCCCGGTCGGGGGCGGTGAGCAGGTCGGCCAGCAGTTCGCCGCGGACCCGGTTCTCGGTCTCGGCGACCGAGCGGCGCAGCAGCAGGAGCAGCGCCGTCACCACCCCGGCCCGCTCGAAAAGCCGCCGGTCGGCGTCGTCCAGCCCGGGCCGGCCGGACAGCACCAGGCTGCCCAGCGGCTCCTGGCCCGCCAGCACCACGCAGACCCAGGCGTCCCCGCGGCGCACCGCCCGCCCCTCGGCCCGGGAGACGGCGACGGCCTCCGCCAGCCCTTCGACGCCGCCCGCCGGGCCGGCCAGGGCGTTCCCGTCCGCGTCGTGCACCGCTATGCCGCCGTCCAGCAGCGCGGCGACCTCGGCGGCCACGTCCGCGACCTCGGCACCCCGCAGCACCAGGTCGGTCAGCCGGTCGTGGGCCTGCTCGGCGCGCTGGACGGCGGCCGAGTGGGCCTGGATCACCGCGTTGGCGCTGTTCAGGCCCTCCAGCGCGGCCCGGGTGTCGGCCAGCGACTTGGCGGTGTCCAGGGCGATGGCGGCGTGCGCGGCCAGCGAGCAGAGCAGCGCGACCTCGTCGGGGGAGAAGGCGCGCGGCGAGCGGTCGGCCGCGAACAGCACCCCGATCACCCGCCCGCCGAGCAGCAGCGGCACCCCGATGATCGCGACCAGGCCCTCGTCCAGCACCCCGGCGTCGATCTGCCCGGTGTGGTGGAAGCGCCCGTCGGTCCGGTAGTCCGGGGTGGCGTACGGGCGGGCGCTCTGCGCGACCAGGCCGCCGAGGCCGTCGCCGAGGCTGAGCCGCAGGTTCTGGAAGAGCGCGGAGACGGAGCCGTCGGTGACCCGCATGTACGTGTCGCCGGCCGCCTCGTCCGGCAGCGTCAGGTAGGCGGTGTCGGTGCCGAGCAGCATCCGGGCCCGGCGCACGATGGCCTGCAGCACGTCGTCCAGGTCGCGGGAGGCGGCGAGGTCGCCGGCGGTGTCGAAGAGCGCCGTCAGTTCGGCCTCCCGGCGCCGGTGCTGGCGCAGCGTCCGGTGCACCCGCAGGGCCAGCCAGGTCGCGTCGTCGATCTCGGCGAGGACGCCGGCCGGCTCGCCCCGCTGCCGGGCGTCGGCGAGCACCCCGGCGAAGTCCTCGGTGGCCGCGCCGGAGGCGAGCAGGTCGAGCAGCCGGCGCAGGGCGGGCGCCGCCCCCGGGGTCGGGTCGGTCATGGTGCAGCCGCCAATCGGCAGAGTCAGGCCTCGGGAACGTCGGTCGGTCACGGGGACGGAAGCGCGATGGTACGCCTGGTGGCCGCCGGGGCGGGCCGTCCGGACGGCTGGGCCGCTCAGACGGTGAGGGTCTTCGCGGGGACGGCGGCGGGGGCGGCCGCCTCCTGGGCGGCGTCGACCTCGGCCAGGTCGCGGCCGCGGGTCTCCTTGGCGCAGAGCACCGCGAGCACCGTGATCACCGCCGCGATCGCCACGTACACCGAGATCGGCGTCGAGCTGCCGTAGTCCTTGAGCAGCGCGGTGGCGATCAGCGGCGCCGGGGCGCCGGCCGCGACGGAGGCGAACTGGGCGCCGATGGACGCGCCGGAGTAGCGCATCCGGGTCGCGAACAGCTCGGAGAAGAAGGCCGCCTGCGGGGCGTACATCATGCTGTGGAAGACCAGGCCGATCGTCACCGCCAGCAGCAGCGACCCGAAGGACTTCGCGTCGACCAGGGTGAAGAAGACGAACGCCCAGACCCCGACGCCGACGGTGCCCACCAGGTACACCGGCTTGCGCCCGACCCGGTCGGAGAGCGCGCCGAACAGCGGGATCAGGGCGAACTGGATCGCCGAGGCCACCAGGACGGCGTTCAGCGCGGTCTGCTTGGGCAGGTGGACGTGGGTGACGGCGTAGGCCAGCACGAAGGTGGTCATCACGTAGTACGAGATGTTCTCCGCCATCCGGGCGCCCATCGCCACCAGCACCTCCCGCCAGTGGTGGCGCAGCACGGCCACCAGCGGCGGCTGCTCGGTCTGCTGCGCGGCCTTGCGGGCCTCGGCCTTCGCCAGCGCCTGCCGGAACAGCGGCGACTCGTCCACCGAGAGCCGGATCCACATCCCGACCAGCACCAGCAGCGCCGAGAGCAGGAACGGCACCCGCCAGCCCCAGGAGAGGAAGGTCGACTCCGACTGGACGGCCGTCAGCAGCGACAGCACGCCCGCGGCCAGCAGGTTCCCGGCCGGCGCCCCGCCCTGCGGCCAGGAGGCCCAGAAGCCGCGCCGCCGGGCGTCCCCGTGCTCGGAGACCAGCAGCACCGCGCCGCCCCACTCGCCGCCCAGCGCGAAGCCCTGGACCAGGCGCAGCGCGGTCAGCATGACCGGGGCCGCCACCCCGACCTGGTGGTACGTCGGCAGACAGCCGATCAGGGTGGTCGAGCCGCCCATCAGCAGCAGGCTCACCACCAGCAGCTTCTTGCGGCCGATCCGGTCGCCGAAGTGGCCGAAGACCAGCGCGCCGAGCGGGCGGGCGGCGAAGCCGATGGCGTAGGTGAGGAAGGACAGCAGGGTGCCGGTCAGCGGGTCGCTGTTGGGGAAGAACACCTTGCCGAAGACCAGCGCGGCGGCGGTGCCGTAGAGGAAGTAGTCGTACCACTCGATGGTGGTGCCGATCAGGCTCGCGCCGACGACCTTCCAGAGGGGGGAGCTGGTTCTCGCTACGTCGGGAGAACTGGCCATGGGGTCCACCTGTCTTCTCTGCGGTGAGGGCGGGTCAGGGACCGGGCGGGGGCCCGGGGCGGGACGCGGGGACGGGGAGCGGGGGCGACGTGGGGCGTGAGGCGGGGCCGGTCAGTGCGCCGTCCAGCCGCCGTCCAGCGGCAGGCTGGCGCCGGTCAGGTAGGAGGCGTGCGGGGAGCAGAGCCAGAGGGCGAGCTGGGCCACCTCGCCGGGCTCGATGAGGCGCTTCACGGCGGTGCGGTCCAGCATGATCCGCTCCACCACCTCCTCCTCGGGGATGCCGTGGGCGAGCGACTGGGCGGCGATCTGCCGCTCCACCAGCGGGGTGCGGACGTAGCCGGGATTGACGCAGTTGCTGGTGACCCCGTGCGGGGCGCCCTCCAGCGCCACCGTCTTGCTGAGACCCTCCAGGCCGTGCTTGGCGGTGACGTACGCGGACTTGAAGGCACTGGCCCGCAGCCCGTGCACGGAGGAGATGTTGACGACCCGACCCCAGCGCTGCGCGTACATGTGCGGCAGGGTGCGGCGCAGGATCCGGAACGGCGCCTCCACCATGACCCGCTGGATCAGGGCGAAGCGGTCCGGCGGGAACTCGTGCACGGGGGCGACGTGCTGCAGGCCGGCGTTGTTGACCACGATGTCGGCGTCGGTGGGCAGGGAGTCCACCGCGTCCGGGTCGGAGAGGTCGACGACGTGCGCCACGCCGTTGATCCGCTCGGCGAGCTCGCCGGCCGGGCCGGCCGCCAGGTCGACGACGTAGACCTTGGCGCCCGCCTCGGCGAGGGCCTCGGCACAGGCCAGGCCGATTCCTGAGGCCGCGCCCGTGACCAGGGCGGTCCGGCCGCTGAGGCCGCCTGCGGGGGGCCGGTCCGAAGTGGTGTCCATGGGCCAGAACGGTAGGAATTCGCGGGCCGCTCTCCTATGGTCCCCGTCGCCACAGTGTCCGTCACGGCTATGGCGGCCCCCGCCATGGGGCCCGCTGCGCCCGGTGCGTCCCGGGCGACGGGCCGGGCGCCCGGGCGGACGCAAACCACAGCTGCCCCCGCTTCAACACAATGGACGCCCTTGCTTCACCCG
The sequence above is a segment of the Kitasatospora sp. NBC_00240 genome. Coding sequences within it:
- a CDS encoding MFS transporter is translated as MASSPDVARTSSPLWKVVGASLIGTTIEWYDYFLYGTAAALVFGKVFFPNSDPLTGTLLSFLTYAIGFAARPLGALVFGHFGDRIGRKKLLVVSLLLMGGSTTLIGCLPTYHQVGVAAPVMLTALRLVQGFALGGEWGGAVLLVSEHGDARRRGFWASWPQGGAPAGNLLAAGVLSLLTAVQSESTFLSWGWRVPFLLSALLVLVGMWIRLSVDESPLFRQALAKAEARKAAQQTEQPPLVAVLRHHWREVLVAMGARMAENISYYVMTTFVLAYAVTHVHLPKQTALNAVLVASAIQFALIPLFGALSDRVGRKPVYLVGTVGVGVWAFVFFTLVDAKSFGSLLLAVTIGLVFHSMMYAPQAAFFSELFATRMRYSGASIGAQFASVAAGAPAPLIATALLKDYGSSTPISVYVAIAAVITVLAVLCAKETRGRDLAEVDAAQEAAAPAAVPAKTLTV
- a CDS encoding GAF domain-containing protein; protein product: MTDPTPGAAPALRRLLDLLASGAATEDFAGVLADARQRGEPAGVLAEIDDATWLALRVHRTLRQHRRREAELTALFDTAGDLAASRDLDDVLQAIVRRARMLLGTDTAYLTLPDEAAGDTYMRVTDGSVSALFQNLRLSLGDGLGGLVAQSARPYATPDYRTDGRFHHTGQIDAGVLDEGLVAIIGVPLLLGGRVIGVLFAADRSPRAFSPDEVALLCSLAAHAAIALDTAKSLADTRAALEGLNSANAVIQAHSAAVQRAEQAHDRLTDLVLRGAEVADVAAEVAALLDGGIAVHDADGNALAGPAGGVEGLAEAVAVSRAEGRAVRRGDAWVCVVLAGQEPLGSLVLSGRPGLDDADRRLFERAGVVTALLLLLRRSVAETENRVRGELLADLLTAPDRDPVGLVARGRRLGVDLGRPHLVLVAEAAGPAARGRLAGAAGRYLFGSRGVSAEHGENVVLLLPDDGAASPGEAAEQAAERLARLTGVPVTVGAGRSAAGPLALAAAHAEGVRCVRALRVLGRDGDGASAQALGFLGVLLGDGHDVDGFVGAALGPLLDYDARRGTELVRTLRAYFDSGSSLTRAKDELHVHVNTVVQRLDRIEALLGRDWNHPERSLELQLALRLQLLADG
- a CDS encoding 3-hydroxybutyrate dehydrogenase, whose translation is MDTTSDRPPAGGLSGRTALVTGAASGIGLACAEALAEAGAKVYVVDLAAGPAGELAERINGVAHVVDLSDPDAVDSLPTDADIVVNNAGLQHVAPVHEFPPDRFALIQRVMVEAPFRILRRTLPHMYAQRWGRVVNISSVHGLRASAFKSAYVTAKHGLEGLSKTVALEGAPHGVTSNCVNPGYVRTPLVERQIAAQSLAHGIPEEEVVERIMLDRTAVKRLIEPGEVAQLALWLCSPHASYLTGASLPLDGGWTAH